Proteins encoded in a region of the Euzebya tangerina genome:
- the otsB gene encoding trehalose-phosphatase, producing MADWPDTAPDRACLVLDFDGTLAPMTADPARSAMPDSTAQIVQGLVGQLGRVAMVSGRQAAFLADRVRIPGVELIGLYGLERVVDGEIVPDDRVAPYEEDLDRAREVLAAVVAEWAGAELEDKGRALGVHWRRADSPDAEQALVRAVQDAAGELAVEEGKMVIELRPPVPADKGTAVAGLAEGFATVVYAGDDVGDLPAFAEVARRGGLGVAVDHGAETDPRVLRAASVVVDGTEGMARWLRAVLDRVT from the coding sequence ATGGCTGACTGGCCCGACACCGCCCCCGACCGTGCCTGCCTCGTGCTCGACTTCGACGGCACGCTGGCCCCGATGACGGCCGACCCGGCGAGGTCGGCCATGCCGGACAGCACCGCGCAGATCGTCCAGGGCCTGGTCGGTCAGCTGGGGCGCGTGGCCATGGTCTCCGGGCGGCAGGCGGCCTTCCTGGCCGACCGGGTGCGCATCCCGGGTGTGGAGCTGATCGGGCTGTACGGCCTGGAGCGGGTCGTCGACGGTGAGATCGTGCCCGACGACCGGGTGGCGCCGTATGAGGAGGACCTCGACCGGGCCCGTGAGGTGCTGGCCGCTGTCGTGGCCGAGTGGGCCGGAGCCGAACTCGAGGACAAGGGGCGGGCACTCGGGGTCCACTGGCGTCGGGCGGACTCACCGGACGCCGAGCAGGCCCTCGTCCGGGCCGTGCAGGACGCGGCCGGCGAGCTCGCGGTCGAGGAGGGGAAGATGGTCATCGAGCTCCGACCCCCGGTGCCGGCCGACAAGGGCACCGCTGTGGCCGGGCTGGCGGAGGGCTTTGCGACCGTGGTCTACGCGGGCGATGACGTCGGCGACCTTCCCGCCTTCGCCGAGGTCGCACGTCGTGGTGGCCTTGGCGTCGCCGTCGACCACGGGGCCGAGACCGACCCTCGGGTCCTGCGCGCGGCGTCGGTCGTGGTGGACGGCACCGAGGGTATGGCCCGGTGGCTGCGGGCCGTCCTCGACCGCGTCACCTGA
- a CDS encoding DUF3467 domain-containing protein — MSDTPTPPAAPKISIKVDDDRKFGEYANFLVVSHSAHEFTLDFCQIMPGGDAGKVGAEVVSRVKIAPTMVGKVIRALNTNMTGYEDKFGLVNDVG, encoded by the coding sequence ATGAGCGACACCCCGACCCCACCAGCCGCACCGAAGATCTCGATCAAGGTCGACGACGACCGCAAGTTCGGGGAGTACGCCAACTTCCTGGTGGTCTCGCACTCCGCCCACGAGTTCACGCTGGACTTCTGCCAGATCATGCCCGGCGGCGATGCCGGGAAGGTCGGAGCCGAGGTGGTGAGCCGGGTCAAGATCGCCCCGACCATGGTCGGAAAGGTCATCCGGGCCCTCAACACCAACATGACCGGCTACGAGGACAAGTTCGGACTGGTCAACGACGTCGGCTGA
- a CDS encoding XdhC family protein: MSVYDALAKARGGGQTVVLITVLEVTENASSHTGAKLVVGADGPIAGSLGCSEFDTAGIEVATEALANGGPIRRRVEFGGHGEERAIEVFAEVHHPQESILIFGAGPVGQAVAAQATLLGRRVVLVAPGGTTDVPAGVEVKADDPGRYLLAAPPGAGDSVLLSDHDAPYVDEVLRVALASDARFVGMLGSRRHAPEAVARLRDSGTPEDHLARLRAPVGLDIGGREPAEIALSIVAEMLMVEHDRTGGRLGLDWSEV; this comes from the coding sequence ATGAGCGTGTACGACGCGCTGGCCAAGGCCCGCGGGGGCGGGCAGACCGTGGTGCTGATCACCGTGCTCGAGGTGACCGAGAACGCCTCCTCGCACACCGGCGCGAAGCTGGTGGTCGGCGCCGACGGCCCGATTGCCGGGTCGCTGGGCTGCTCGGAGTTCGACACCGCTGGGATCGAGGTTGCGACCGAGGCCCTCGCGAACGGCGGGCCGATCAGGCGACGGGTCGAGTTCGGCGGGCACGGCGAGGAGCGGGCCATCGAGGTCTTCGCCGAGGTCCACCACCCGCAGGAGTCGATCCTGATCTTCGGTGCCGGACCGGTCGGACAGGCTGTCGCGGCCCAGGCGACGCTGCTCGGCCGCCGGGTCGTGCTGGTGGCGCCAGGTGGCACGACCGACGTGCCCGCTGGGGTGGAGGTGAAGGCCGACGACCCCGGTCGGTACCTGCTGGCGGCACCGCCGGGAGCCGGTGACTCGGTGCTGCTCAGCGATCACGACGCGCCGTACGTGGACGAGGTCCTGCGGGTGGCGCTGGCCAGTGACGCCCGCTTCGTGGGCATGCTCGGGTCGAGGCGCCATGCACCCGAGGCGGTGGCGCGCCTGCGCGACAGCGGGACGCCGGAAGACCATCTGGCCCGGCTGCGGGCGCCGGTCGGCCTGGACATCGGCGGCCGTGAGCCCGCCGAGATCGCCCTGTCCATCGTGGCGGAGATGCTGATGGTCGAGCACGACCGGACAGGCGGCCGCCTGGGTCTGGACTGGTCGGAGGTATGA
- a CDS encoding DUF5615 family PIN-like protein: protein MNLQLDENLSHHLVPVIAEMGHDVDTVADEGLVVSSDLDVLEAARTEGRTILTQDRGFGDIRAYPPGSHQGIIVLRPTSQDPISVHDLVSRLLRTIDLDDVL from the coding sequence GTGAACTTACAGCTTGACGAGAATCTCTCGCACCATCTCGTTCCAGTGATTGCCGAGATGGGCCACGACGTTGACACCGTTGCTGACGAAGGGTTGGTAGTGAGTTCTGACCTTGACGTCCTAGAGGCTGCTCGGACCGAGGGCAGAACGATCTTGACGCAAGACCGTGGATTCGGTGACATCCGGGCGTATCCGCCTGGCAGTCACCAAGGGATCATCGTTCTGAGGCCAACCAGCCAGGATCCGATCTCGGTTCATGACCTCGTGAGCCGCCTGCTCCGCACGATCGACCTTGACGATGTCCTGTAG
- a CDS encoding tRNA-(ms[2]io[6]A)-hydroxylase, with product MSPPAADQPARDPFVPDERVEALLIATPPGWEEVALGNLHATMSDHAHAEKKAALSALSLLNANPARDELVYKMGKLAREEIRHLDQVIGHMRRRGWSLLADRPDRFAGALLSERRGGGAEGLCDRLLVAALIEARSWERLNLLGRALRSAGDVELGEFYGELARSEAGHYRVFVELADAECPGVDVHGRLSELAQVEAGVIADLPHEPRIH from the coding sequence ATGAGCCCGCCAGCGGCGGACCAGCCGGCGCGCGACCCCTTCGTGCCCGATGAGCGGGTCGAGGCGTTGCTCATCGCCACACCGCCCGGCTGGGAGGAGGTCGCCCTCGGGAACCTCCACGCCACCATGAGCGACCACGCCCACGCGGAGAAGAAGGCCGCGCTCTCCGCGCTGTCGCTGCTCAACGCCAACCCGGCGCGAGACGAACTGGTCTACAAGATGGGCAAGCTCGCGCGGGAGGAGATCCGCCACCTGGACCAGGTGATCGGGCACATGCGACGGCGCGGCTGGTCGCTCCTGGCCGACCGGCCGGACCGCTTCGCCGGGGCGCTGCTGTCGGAGCGGCGTGGTGGGGGAGCGGAGGGGTTGTGCGACCGGCTGCTGGTGGCGGCGCTCATCGAGGCCCGATCGTGGGAGCGGCTGAACCTGCTCGGGCGGGCCCTGCGGTCGGCCGGGGACGTCGAGTTGGGGGAGTTCTACGGCGAACTGGCCAGGTCGGAGGCCGGTCACTACCGGGTCTTCGTCGAGCTGGCCGACGCTGAGTGCCCGGGCGTGGACGTGCACGGTCGGCTGTCGGAACTGGCGCAGGTGGAGGCCGGCGTCATCGCCGACCTCCCCCACGAGCCGCGCATCCACTGA
- a CDS encoding VanW family protein: MREASVSDDHARDLEDQHAADEAEPALLSDEDGPDDADDWHPVMSVSSWEPTMAVEPTGRNWTLLISGLAAVVLLAGAAFFTATRLPGTTTLAGTTVADEADADAALDAAQQALDELPILLTTAAGSEVTVSGADLGLEVDRERSTDPVRTGLPSIQTWFRRVVQGPQANPLVLDSIETAPLTRAAEQLTVAPTNADVLVEPAGIEVTEADDGLDISAGAVEDAVIDAVAQVDTVDPSEWPDELTRGVDGTAAGPTVQQADIDAVIAQIETLESADVTLVADTPAPPTEGDGGTAVGSERIQTEITLSPRELRALVTVEEAGGGELILEPDLAAAPARVIALLDLAQIDPIIQARIENRSPTPGRGEDLTDVASITGDIVLEDSQGGFVPNREATLAGIIEAGLAGGGTVAVQGDSGEQATPETIGIVEPISTFTTFYTAGQSRNINIQRMAEIVDNTIIPAGETYELNHAVGRRTVDNGFVAGGAIIDGELTTDIGGGVSQFATTFFNAAWFAGIELVDWKAHSIYFSRYPAGREATVNYPNVNLEVRNDTPHAILVDTEADANSVTVTFWSLPYWQVETISGPCACGGEFSITVDRIRTPPDGAPIQESWTTFYTVERPRDS; this comes from the coding sequence GTGCGTGAAGCCAGTGTCTCTGACGATCACGCCCGTGACCTCGAGGACCAGCATGCCGCAGATGAGGCGGAGCCTGCCCTGCTGTCAGATGAGGACGGGCCTGACGATGCTGACGATTGGCACCCCGTCATGTCGGTGTCGTCGTGGGAGCCGACGATGGCGGTCGAGCCGACCGGCCGGAACTGGACCCTGCTGATCAGCGGTCTGGCAGCTGTGGTGCTCCTTGCCGGTGCCGCGTTCTTCACGGCAACTCGACTGCCGGGCACCACCACGTTGGCCGGTACCACCGTGGCCGATGAGGCCGACGCCGACGCCGCCCTGGACGCCGCCCAGCAGGCGCTCGACGAGCTGCCGATCCTGCTCACGACCGCGGCGGGCAGCGAGGTGACGGTCAGCGGTGCCGATCTCGGCCTCGAGGTCGACCGCGAGCGGAGCACCGACCCGGTGCGCACCGGCCTGCCGTCCATCCAGACCTGGTTCCGTCGTGTGGTCCAGGGTCCGCAGGCCAACCCGCTGGTCCTCGACTCGATCGAGACGGCTCCGCTGACCCGTGCCGCCGAGCAGCTCACCGTCGCCCCGACCAACGCCGATGTGCTCGTCGAACCCGCCGGCATCGAGGTCACCGAGGCCGACGACGGGCTGGACATCAGTGCGGGCGCGGTCGAGGACGCCGTCATCGATGCCGTCGCCCAGGTCGACACCGTCGACCCCAGCGAGTGGCCTGACGAGCTCACCCGCGGCGTGGACGGCACCGCCGCCGGCCCCACGGTCCAGCAGGCCGACATCGATGCCGTCATCGCTCAGATCGAGACACTCGAGTCGGCCGACGTCACCTTGGTCGCGGACACCCCGGCGCCGCCAACGGAGGGTGATGGCGGAACGGCCGTCGGCAGTGAGCGCATCCAGACCGAGATCACCCTCTCACCTCGCGAACTCCGTGCACTCGTGACCGTCGAGGAGGCCGGTGGGGGCGAGTTGATCCTCGAGCCCGACCTGGCCGCCGCCCCCGCGCGGGTCATCGCGCTCCTCGATCTGGCCCAGATCGACCCGATCATCCAAGCGCGAATCGAGAATCGGTCCCCGACCCCCGGACGAGGGGAGGACCTGACCGACGTCGCCTCGATCACCGGCGACATCGTGCTGGAGGACTCCCAGGGTGGGTTCGTCCCCAACCGCGAGGCCACACTGGCCGGCATCATCGAGGCCGGACTGGCCGGCGGCGGCACCGTCGCGGTGCAGGGGGACAGCGGCGAGCAGGCGACGCCGGAGACGATCGGGATCGTCGAACCCATCTCGACCTTCACCACCTTCTACACGGCCGGCCAATCCCGGAACATCAACATCCAACGGATGGCCGAGATCGTCGACAACACCATCATCCCGGCTGGCGAGACCTATGAGTTGAACCACGCGGTCGGTCGCCGCACGGTCGACAACGGGTTCGTGGCGGGTGGGGCGATCATCGACGGGGAGCTGACGACCGACATCGGCGGCGGCGTCAGCCAGTTCGCGACCACGTTCTTCAACGCCGCCTGGTTCGCCGGGATCGAACTGGTTGACTGGAAGGCCCACAGCATCTACTTCTCCCGCTACCCGGCGGGCCGAGAGGCCACGGTCAACTACCCGAACGTCAATCTCGAGGTCAGGAACGACACGCCCCACGCGATCCTCGTGGACACCGAGGCCGACGCCAACTCCGTCACCGTCACCTTCTGGTCGCTGCCGTACTGGCAGGTCGAGACCATCAGCGGGCCGTGTGCCTGTGGCGGTGAGTTCTCCATCACCGTCGACAGAATCCGGACGCCGCCCGACGGGGCACCGATCCAGGAATCATGGACGACCTTCTACACAGTGGAACGACCACGTGACTCCTAG
- a CDS encoding alpha,alpha-trehalose-phosphate synthase (UDP-forming) gives MTSGDDQSQRKLIVASNRGPVSWSREDDGSWTATRGSGGLIVALGGALMDRPGVWVSVALEEGDVEMAAAHDGAAFDAETDRGTFTLRLVDAGEAYDQYYNRVANRLLWFTLHQLWSDPYRPSGMNWSDPFEDYLAVNEMIAEAVISEATDEDGSSLECEIHLQDYHLLTAAPTIRTALPDARMLLYIHTPWVHPQYLQRLPDRMVSAILEGLSACDLVGISAPEWAHNVRDCLTTVGGGVADFDRIRTADGSTLVRDFTLGIDRPGLLAVQDSDAARREREDLREQVGQRQLIVRADRTDLSKNILRGLHAYDLLLQTHPDLADRVHFRMLLNTSRQGVEEYREYLDRCLQEADRIREVWGEAVLLVDTEQNFPRVVAAMSEYDVLFTNPVIDGTNLVAKEGPSLNENDGVLVLSRNAGAATVLKDAIMINPFDVAQQAEALHRALTMNATERAERAAGLRAAADLGAPAEWLAAQEAALEEALAY, from the coding sequence ATGACCTCTGGTGATGACCAATCGCAGCGCAAGCTCATCGTGGCGTCCAATCGCGGGCCGGTCTCCTGGAGCCGTGAAGACGACGGCTCGTGGACCGCCACCCGCGGCAGCGGCGGACTGATCGTCGCCCTCGGTGGCGCGCTGATGGACCGGCCGGGCGTGTGGGTGTCGGTGGCACTGGAGGAGGGCGACGTGGAGATGGCGGCAGCGCACGACGGCGCAGCCTTCGACGCGGAGACCGACCGCGGGACGTTCACCCTGCGGCTGGTCGATGCCGGCGAGGCCTACGACCAGTACTACAACCGGGTCGCGAACCGGCTGCTGTGGTTCACGCTGCACCAGCTCTGGTCCGACCCGTACCGGCCGAGCGGCATGAACTGGTCCGACCCGTTCGAGGACTACCTCGCGGTGAACGAGATGATCGCCGAGGCCGTGATCTCCGAGGCCACCGACGAGGATGGCTCGTCCCTGGAGTGCGAGATCCACCTGCAGGACTACCACCTGCTGACCGCCGCACCGACCATCCGCACCGCGCTGCCGGACGCGAGGATGTTGCTGTACATCCATACGCCGTGGGTGCATCCGCAGTACCTGCAACGGCTACCCGACCGCATGGTCTCCGCGATTCTCGAGGGTCTCTCCGCCTGCGATCTGGTGGGCATCTCCGCACCTGAGTGGGCGCACAACGTCCGCGACTGCCTGACGACGGTTGGCGGCGGCGTCGCCGACTTCGACCGAATCCGCACCGCTGATGGCAGCACGCTGGTCCGGGACTTCACCCTCGGCATCGACCGACCCGGCCTGCTGGCGGTCCAGGACTCCGACGCCGCCAGGCGCGAGCGCGAGGACCTGCGCGAGCAGGTGGGCCAGCGCCAGCTGATCGTGCGGGCCGATCGCACCGACCTTTCCAAGAACATCTTGCGCGGCCTGCACGCCTACGACCTGCTGCTGCAGACCCACCCCGACCTGGCCGATCGGGTGCACTTCCGCATGCTGCTGAACACCTCTCGTCAGGGCGTCGAGGAGTATCGCGAGTACCTCGACCGGTGCCTGCAGGAGGCCGATCGGATCCGCGAGGTGTGGGGCGAGGCGGTGCTGCTGGTCGACACCGAGCAGAACTTCCCGCGGGTGGTCGCGGCCATGAGCGAGTACGACGTGCTCTTCACCAACCCGGTGATCGACGGCACCAACCTGGTGGCGAAGGAGGGCCCGTCTCTGAACGAGAACGACGGGGTGCTGGTGCTCTCACGCAACGCCGGTGCCGCCACCGTCCTGAAGGACGCGATCATGATCAACCCCTTCGATGTGGCGCAGCAGGCCGAGGCGCTGCATCGCGCACTGACCATGAACGCGACGGAGCGGGCCGAGCGAGCCGCCGGTCTGCGCGCGGCCGCCGACCTCGGCGCACCCGCGGAGTGGCTCGCGGCACAGGAGGCAGCGCTGGAGGAGGCGCTGGCGTACTGA
- a CDS encoding DUF4399 domain-containing protein — protein MRYTSIALLTALLLLAACSSDGGEPAVAFEDLSDGDTVTSPVEVSFDVTDFEVEEAGEVVDGAGHMHVMVNTPCVTPGEVIPSDDAHLHYGDGSTSTTLELEPGEYSLCLQAGDGAHTALDLTDEVSITVE, from the coding sequence GTGCGCTACACGAGCATCGCTCTCCTGACCGCCCTCCTCCTGCTCGCCGCCTGTTCGAGCGACGGAGGCGAACCCGCCGTCGCGTTCGAGGACCTGAGCGACGGCGACACGGTCACCAGCCCGGTTGAGGTGTCCTTCGACGTCACCGACTTCGAGGTCGAGGAGGCCGGCGAGGTCGTAGACGGGGCCGGCCACATGCACGTCATGGTCAACACGCCGTGTGTGACCCCTGGCGAGGTGATCCCCTCCGACGACGCGCACCTCCACTACGGCGATGGTTCCACCTCCACGACCTTGGAGCTTGAGCCCGGTGAGTACTCCCTCTGCCTCCAAGCCGGTGACGGCGCCCACACGGCACTCGACCTCACCGACGAGGTCAGCATCACCGTCGAGTAG
- a CDS encoding putative bifunctional diguanylate cyclase/phosphodiesterase, which translates to MLRAIPTPYLALCGVTAAVCLLGVALLVPAEHAPRAAVELLMASAAGVASFWRASRVPRGQALPWLAFGSVALGTMVLNTARRAADFETFAAEAASPIRIADVVTRVIILFGIFAVVRLRSRGSHIELLVDGLVASLVPLVVVAEVLIGPAVADGAAVQPLIVAAGDFFFCCTLACLTVAMYLRGPRTPSLTLILGAALAYVAHSLLLVLATATPGTPSAVLTGVMVTGGIGGLMAAGATLPPSAQTLTDIGEPQLPRLGLNQLVFLSCSVAALPIGLMVGPSWPGEVRAYAFAGLAVLAVFVPRVNAVLRQRDAAIDRQQATQRDLRRRVSFDQHTGLPNRQMIERYLADSLRLDPQTVAVLFMDLDDFKLINDNFGHAAGDDVLASVADRLLMAQGPSELVARFGGDEFIVVLTDAVGVSDAVKAGHRYVAAASGLESVAEYEVRVQSSCGVAMADHASTPESLIRDADLAMYAAKRGSVRVVPFNDVLRTASLEQLRVEQGLRRALRNDELMMQYQPLVDLEGDRVVGAEALVRWKDSAGVVHSPHLFIDVAERSGLIHQVGHQVLEMVCEQIARWRDQAIDIPVSINVSANELARDDYVTNLLSTLQQHQVPPSSIVIELTERAIVGDSARLINALGQLRAAGISIAVDDFGTGYFSFSQLRSIPIDVLKIDRSFVKDMMVDPAAASIVRACLELAAGVDVPCTAEGVESADVLEELMSLGCRQAQGFHLGRPMPAADVGAIVQSQTIPDDPSLLDGFDRQPGQ; encoded by the coding sequence ATGCTGCGAGCAATCCCAACTCCGTATCTGGCTCTCTGTGGCGTGACGGCCGCAGTGTGCCTGTTGGGGGTCGCGCTGCTGGTCCCCGCGGAGCACGCCCCTCGGGCGGCGGTCGAGCTGCTGATGGCGAGCGCGGCTGGTGTGGCATCGTTCTGGCGTGCCTCCCGCGTGCCGCGTGGGCAGGCGCTGCCGTGGCTGGCGTTCGGGTCGGTCGCACTCGGCACGATGGTGCTGAACACGGCACGCCGCGCCGCGGACTTCGAGACCTTCGCAGCCGAGGCCGCGTCGCCGATCCGCATCGCCGACGTGGTGACCCGTGTCATCATCCTGTTCGGCATCTTCGCCGTCGTTCGGCTGCGGTCGCGGGGGAGCCACATCGAGTTGCTGGTCGACGGCCTGGTTGCCTCGTTGGTCCCGCTCGTGGTCGTGGCGGAGGTTCTCATCGGTCCGGCAGTGGCTGACGGGGCCGCGGTCCAGCCGCTGATCGTGGCGGCCGGCGACTTCTTCTTCTGCTGCACGCTGGCCTGCCTCACGGTCGCCATGTACCTGCGAGGGCCCCGAACACCGAGTCTGACGCTGATCCTGGGTGCGGCCTTGGCGTACGTCGCGCACTCGCTGCTGCTGGTCCTGGCCACGGCGACGCCAGGGACGCCCTCGGCCGTGCTGACAGGTGTCATGGTGACCGGGGGGATCGGCGGCCTCATGGCTGCCGGGGCCACACTTCCGCCATCGGCCCAGACGCTCACCGACATCGGCGAACCACAGCTCCCGCGGCTGGGACTGAACCAGCTCGTCTTCCTCAGCTGCAGTGTTGCCGCCCTCCCGATCGGCCTGATGGTCGGTCCGTCGTGGCCGGGGGAGGTCAGGGCCTACGCGTTTGCGGGCCTGGCCGTCCTCGCGGTGTTCGTGCCCCGCGTCAACGCCGTCCTCAGACAACGTGACGCGGCGATCGACCGTCAGCAGGCCACGCAACGCGACCTGCGGCGTCGGGTCAGCTTCGACCAGCACACCGGCCTGCCGAACCGGCAGATGATCGAGCGCTACCTCGCGGACAGCCTGCGGCTGGACCCGCAGACGGTGGCGGTGCTGTTCATGGACCTGGACGACTTCAAGCTCATCAACGACAACTTCGGCCACGCTGCTGGCGACGATGTCCTCGCCTCGGTGGCCGACCGGCTGCTCATGGCGCAGGGTCCCTCCGAGTTGGTCGCGCGCTTCGGCGGCGACGAGTTCATCGTGGTGCTGACCGACGCCGTTGGCGTCAGCGATGCGGTCAAGGCCGGTCATCGCTACGTCGCGGCAGCCAGCGGTCTCGAGTCGGTTGCCGAGTACGAGGTCCGGGTCCAGTCGAGTTGTGGTGTGGCCATGGCGGACCACGCCTCGACACCCGAGTCGCTCATCCGCGACGCCGACCTCGCGATGTACGCCGCGAAGCGCGGGTCCGTGCGGGTTGTGCCCTTCAACGATGTGCTCCGGACGGCTTCGCTGGAGCAGCTCCGCGTCGAGCAGGGGCTGCGTCGCGCATTGCGGAACGACGAGCTGATGATGCAGTACCAGCCCCTGGTCGACCTGGAGGGCGACCGTGTGGTCGGTGCAGAGGCGCTGGTGCGGTGGAAGGACAGCGCCGGGGTCGTGCACAGCCCCCACCTGTTCATCGACGTCGCCGAGCGCAGTGGGCTCATCCACCAGGTCGGCCATCAGGTGCTCGAGATGGTCTGCGAGCAGATCGCGCGGTGGCGGGACCAGGCCATCGACATCCCGGTCAGCATCAACGTGTCCGCCAACGAGTTGGCTCGTGACGATTACGTCACCAACCTCCTCAGCACCCTCCAGCAGCACCAAGTCCCGCCCTCGTCGATCGTCATCGAGTTGACGGAGCGCGCGATCGTCGGCGACTCCGCCCGGCTGATCAACGCACTCGGACAGCTGCGGGCCGCAGGCATCAGCATCGCCGTCGACGACTTCGGAACCGGCTACTTCTCCTTCTCGCAGCTTCGGAGCATCCCCATCGACGTCCTCAAGATCGACCGGTCCTTCGTCAAGGACATGATGGTCGATCCCGCGGCGGCCTCGATCGTGCGAGCCTGCCTCGAGCTTGCTGCGGGCGTCGACGTGCCCTGCACGGCGGAGGGGGTCGAGAGTGCCGATGTCCTGGAGGAGTTGATGTCGCTGGGGTGCCGGCAGGCGCAGGGGTTCCACCTGGGTCGACCGATGCCGGCAGCAGACGTCGGCGCGATCGTGCAGTCGCAGACCATCCCGGACGACCCGTCACTCCTGGACGGGTTCGACCGGCAGCCCGGGCAGTAG
- a CDS encoding DUF433 domain-containing protein, whose translation MTGDQVDLIVRDPDVLHGQAHIRGTRIPVSVVLDCLGSGLTERDIMSHYPSFGTDGVSAVSAYAAALAREEVLPLLA comes from the coding sequence ATGACAGGAGATCAGGTTGACCTCATCGTGCGCGACCCTGACGTGCTCCACGGACAAGCACACATCCGCGGAACAAGAATCCCAGTGAGCGTCGTACTGGACTGCCTGGGTAGCGGTCTTACCGAGCGAGACATCATGAGCCACTATCCGTCCTTCGGGACCGACGGAGTCAGTGCGGTATCTGCGTACGCTGCAGCCCTGGCTCGCGAGGAAGTACTGCCGCTTCTGGCGTGA
- a CDS encoding lipoyl protein ligase domain-containing protein: MTEWVDLGLEQDTSAALLERSVDLLAQTGEDGRPRLRWYLPTDQAIVLGRGQRDPTPVDGYAVIGRPSGGGAVLMDRHLLSLDVILPTGHPWLAAADLGQVFDPVGQAWADALTALGVPGITIHTGPATATRLGPPEQRPLAEICYASLGRGEVSSGGQKLVGLSQRRRRHGALIQCGLLRRWRPDPLIAALDVGRAAQAIRAAAIGLDDVTQDPIENQAIIEAVSGRVAA, encoded by the coding sequence ATGACCGAGTGGGTGGATCTGGGCCTGGAGCAGGACACCAGCGCCGCCCTCCTCGAGCGGTCCGTCGATCTGCTCGCCCAGACCGGCGAGGACGGACGGCCCCGCCTGCGGTGGTACCTGCCGACCGACCAGGCCATCGTCCTCGGCCGAGGACAACGCGACCCCACCCCGGTGGACGGCTACGCGGTGATCGGCCGTCCTTCCGGCGGCGGGGCCGTGCTCATGGACCGCCACCTCCTCTCCCTCGACGTCATCCTGCCCACGGGGCACCCGTGGCTCGCTGCAGCGGACCTGGGGCAGGTGTTCGACCCCGTCGGACAGGCATGGGCCGACGCCCTGACCGCGCTCGGGGTCCCCGGCATCACCATCCACACCGGCCCGGCGACGGCCACCCGCCTCGGCCCGCCCGAACAGCGGCCGCTCGCTGAGATCTGCTACGCCTCGCTCGGCCGCGGAGAGGTCAGCAGCGGCGGCCAGAAGTTGGTCGGGCTGTCCCAACGTCGCCGCCGTCACGGGGCCCTCATCCAGTGCGGGCTGCTCCGTCGCTGGCGACCTGACCCGCTGATAGCGGCCCTGGACGTCGGTCGAGCAGCCCAGGCGATCCGTGCGGCTGCCATCGGGCTCGACGACGTGACGCAGGACCCTATCGAGAACCAGGCGATAATCGAGGCGGTATCGGGAAGGGTCGCAGCATGA